The genomic region ATCTCAAGTCCTCCATCTCTTCACACCAGACAGACTCATCTCTACCAACAGTTGTACCAGCAGAGAATACTACAGCTTGAACACAACATGACCATGACCACCAGAATCCTCCTGCTCCTTGCTGTCACCGTCTGCATCACAGTCGCCCAGCGTGAGTCTACCTCTTTTTACCATAACTGTAATTACTATGTTATGGAACGTTTATTACATGTGAATAGAATCTTCACATTTTTGGACCATGCTAATTGTTTTTTGTATTGCTATTTAGTAATTCCAAGTAGCTCGATTGAACTCAATTCATTGTCCACTGAATCTCTGTATAGGTTCTGTGAGCCAGCGCTGTTTGTGTCGGAGGGTGCGGAACAGCTTTGGAGCCCCAAACTCTGTTGAGGACATCCAGATCTATCCGCCAACTCCCTCCTGTGACAGGCTGGAGTTCATGTGAGTATCTATATATCTTATCAgttatgatgaggatgatgataatATGATGACATCAATTAAAATTAAAACCATTGCGAGGTAAATGTGAATTTAACCATTCTATATCTTGACAGTGTTAGCCTTAAGAATGGAGTGCAGTACTGCCTGGACCCCAGTATGAAGAAAGTGCAGAAACTTCTCACTCGCCTGATGTGAGTCATGTAAACCTATTTTTTTCTCTGTTCACCACTTGGGAGTGTCATCATTTACCATACAAAAGTTTAAATAATTATTTAAAGAACTATCATtgttgcatacattttttttatcatTTAGTGCAACAGTTTGTTGAGGACATATGAGTGACAGGTGCATGGGCTTGTCTCACCATCGTCTCCAATTGCTTAATTCACAGGAAGAAGTCTGCTCCCCAAACTGTCACCACTCCAACTGAGGCCACCCCTAATGACAGCAGCATTGACTCTGCTGATATCTGATTCCCTGTCTCAGACTCCCTCTAGGACTCTAtatagcagggtttcccaaactcggtcctggggctcCCCCttggtgcatgttttggtttttgccctagcattacacagctgattcaattaACCAAGTCATAGTCAAGCATTTATTATTTGATTAacctgtgtagtgctagggcaaaaacaaaagcGTGCACCCAGGGGGGAAAGCCTGCCATATAGGACCAGCTCTGACTCATAACAAATACGCTGTTATCCCATAAGGTCTGACGTCCCTTCACTCTGAATGTTTAATACCAAGTCAATGTCAAAGCAGTTTTTATGCTAATTGTTCTATTAACGTTATACTTCTATTTTGTACTTTTTTAAATTTACATTTCATATATCTGTGTTGGGCTGTTATGATTTTATTTTGTTCTGTTTTGCACAGTTGTTGCCtcaagttatttaaaatacttGAATAAAGCTATTTTCTCATGATTTTTTATGAGTTTCACTGGATAATTTTGTTATAAAGCTAAATGTATCAACTGAGAAGGAACATTGTTAATTGCTCTGAACCTGGAATATTTTAAATAGTGCCATCTTGTGGCTGCAAAGGAACAGTACATGGGGCCCACGTAAACAGAGGGCCTGAGACCGGTCTAGTTTACAGAAGGAAAGCTTGCACCCTCATGCGGCATTGCAGGTACACAAATATGGTAGCCTATACTAAGGAAATAATTTCCAGCTTCTAATAAATCTATGTGTTTTCTGCGTCTTGCATAAATGTTCCTCTGCCTGAGGACTATCACATGCCATGTTCCTAGACTCTCCTACCGATGCTCACAAATATAGTATCACCGGGAACATGAtccagcaagacagacagaccattGCGGGGCTGTGGTTATTTTAGGGTTGATATGAACCATGTTTAGACTATGTTCCCATTCCATGGTGTAGCGGTTTGTCTCTGAGTTTACTTTACACCCCATGGCCCCCAGATACAGACCACACACAAATACAGTAATAGTCTCCTCACTTTTTGGTGCAAATCCGTTGCAATCTTAGAGATTAGTTATCTTGTCCATTCCAAACTAATAAACATGCATTGCAAAGAACTTCATCAAAAgtagctgaaatagctgaatctaTTGCTACTGTATATCCTATGTGGGGTTCGATCCAAGTTTTGACAGGTTATTACGTCACCTGGATTTCTTGCAGTAAACTGAGAGGAGGGTGTACATCTATTTATGATGCCTGAAAATTGCCCAGTCATGTGCATTGGGGAAACTATTGCgtgactgactgtgtgtgctGCCTTCAACAACATTATGCACTAGTGGTAGAGAGGCTAAAGCATTGATTTTTCAGCcactcctgaacctgtgaccagaaacaagctacatagaggcaataccagaataagtgatctaatgattctatctcttcacagaaaaatctgcagagctgagatGATTGTACTGTATGCCCTATATACAGTACGTAACATTATGTTGGTGGAAAGAATTGTGTATAATTTAAATTTTAAAAAATTAAGTTttgaatcaagtgttgttttgtgtatcagttcatgaaccatgtgccatggaatcggaacatcaaaaatctcttcccagctaTTTTTCAACCTGTATGGTGCCGCTGCCAACATTTTGGTCCTCAAATTAAACTGGTATTTGTCTATTTAtgccaattatggtctttaataaAGGGTAGACAAACAACTTCCCTATCTTCTCCCCATTCCACATGCCttctccatttttgtggtaatgctgcaatcagttgatTGCAATTTCGTATAGGGcatacatttccatatatttttgttaactgcACGTGTGACATAACCACCATTCCTACTCATAATATCATTAACAAATAATTAATCTTTTACAGATTTTTGccataaataatgttttttttttatcaatcagAATATTTGAGTTTATCCATAATAtttttttgtaatatttgttctatctttttCTGGGGAATACAACTGGtattaattttgtctggcttaccATTGCAAATTAAGAAAAACATAATTTGCTCATATAATTAGAACAATTATTTGTCTGGAGTAGGCAGCGCCATATGTAAACTGTGatgacaacatttacattttagtcatttagcagacgctcttatccagagcgacttacagttagtgagtgcattcattatttttttatatatatttttttcataattggccccccgtgggaatcgaacccacaaccctggcgttgcaaacgccatgctctaccaactgagctacatccctgccggccattccctcccctaccctggacgacgctgggccaattgtgcgccgtcgcatgggtctcccggtcgcggccggctacgacagagcctggattcgaaccaggatctctagtggcacagctagcactgcgatgcagcgccttagaccactgcgccactcgggagactaaagAGTTAGTCAGTGTGAATTTCccataaatagacaggtatttacctctccatggttgcaaGGGGGGGAGGGGGATATGAATACCAAGTACAGCATGTCTACTTCATCATCAGATCATTTCATTGGTAAACTAcagggtaatgtaaaagttgtgtcTTTtaatgatccaatacgtaatatggtacacttatcataattaggttttagtccagagaaaAATGATCTAGATCCTCAAGGAGACTGTGCAGTGATCCAGATTGCGGACTTAAGAGAAAACTTGAATCATCGGCATACATTGACagtttgtttttaagccctggattttgttggatctgattttaatatcaAAAATGTCGATGGCCATAACAAATCGATATGGAGACAATGGACAGccttgtttaactcctcttgacagttcaattctttctgagaagtaaccattatttactattttacacttggtgttactatacataacttttacccattgtataagagattctccaaaaagAAAATAGTCCagacatttatatataaattctagtcgtactttatcaaaggccttcaAAATCTGCTATGAAGACCAGGCCTGGTTTTttctagtgttctattgtttcaagtaattgtcttatattatcgccaatgtatcgtccatgtaaataACCTGCCTGATAATGGTGAATAATATCAGATAAACATTTTTcattctatgcgctatgcattttgaCAGGATGTTTTGCATCACTGCACTTTATGGTTGCATGTATAGAGGGATAAAACACAGCAAGTTGGAATGTGTATTATAATAAATATAGTTTTCTTTTCCAATTTTGTTAGTATTCAAATTATATTGATATTTTTGAATGTATAGTAAAGCTGTTATTATACACATTCCAActtgctgggttaggg from Coregonus clupeaformis isolate EN_2021a chromosome 3, ASM2061545v1, whole genome shotgun sequence harbors:
- the LOC123482287 gene encoding C-X-C motif chemokine 11-1-like, with amino-acid sequence MTMTTRILLLLAVTVCITVAQRSVSQRCLCRRVRNSFGAPNSVEDIQIYPPTPSCDRLEFIVSLKNGVQYCLDPSMKKVQKLLTRLMKKSAPQTVTTPTEATPNDSSIDSADI